One part of the Ignisphaera cupida genome encodes these proteins:
- a CDS encoding FeoA family protein codes for MNLADAQPNTVVTIIDIDAGPGLKARLLGMGFVSGAKLKVIENRDGHIVVALDSGYGRVVALSKGIAKKIIVASSTV; via the coding sequence ATGAATCTTGCTGATGCACAGCCAAACACTGTAGTAACAATCATAGATATTGATGCAGGTCCAGGACTAAAAGCAAGACTACTTGGAATGGGGTTTGTAAGTGGTGCTAAGCTAAAAGTTATTGAAAATAGAGATGGTCACATAGTTGTGGCTCTAGATAGTGGATATGGAAGAGTAGTTGCACTTTCGAAAGGCATAGCAAAGAAAATAATTGTTGCTTCTAGTACAGTTTAA
- a CDS encoding clan AA aspartic protease → MGLAFVDVELNGVKLRALVDTGFNGDVLVSSKIAKELNLPVIGESSRKTVDNRIIKTLVSYGKLKLLDSEGYVIIEIIEEMPLDVLIGVRALEALGFVVDTTTGTLRKIGLIAV, encoded by the coding sequence ATGGGTCTAGCGTTTGTTGATGTAGAATTAAATGGTGTTAAGCTTAGGGCATTGGTGGACACGGGATTTAATGGAGATGTTTTGGTTAGTAGCAAAATTGCTAAAGAACTTAATCTCCCAGTGATAGGTGAGTCGAGTAGAAAAACAGTTGATAATAGAATTATCAAAACATTAGTTTCATATGGAAAACTTAAACTTCTTGATTCAGAAGGATACGTAATTATAGAGATTATTGAGGAAATGCCTCTAGATGTTCTAATAGGTGTTAGAGCACTTGAAGCTCTAGGATTTGTAGTCGATACTACTACAGGTACACTAAGGAAAATAGGTTTAATAGCGGTTTAA